From a single Photobacterium gaetbulicola Gung47 genomic region:
- a CDS encoding 50S ribosomal protein L14 (COG0093), which translates to MIQMQSMLDAADNSGARSVMCIKVLGGSHRRYAHIGDVIKVTVKEAIPRGKVKKGDVLKAVVVRTRKGVRRPDGSVIRFDRNACVLLNDNTEQPIGTRIFGPVTRELRGDKFMKIVSLAPEVL; encoded by the coding sequence ATGATCCAAATGCAAAGTATGCTTGACGCAGCGGATAACTCCGGCGCTCGTAGCGTAATGTGTATTAAGGTTCTGGGTGGTTCACACCGTCGCTATGCACATATCGGTGATGTCATCAAGGTTACTGTTAAGGAAGCGATTCCTCGCGGTAAAGTTAAGAAAGGTGACGTTCTGAAAGCGGTGGTTGTGCGCACTCGTAAAGGCGTACGTCGTCCAGACGGCTCTGTCATTCGCTTTGACCGTAACGCTTGCGTATTGTTGAACGACAACACTGAGCAACCAATCGGTACTCGTATCTTCGGCCCTGTGACTCGTGAGCTTCGTGGCGATAAGTTCATGAAGATCGTTTCACTAGCGCCTGAAGTACTGTAA
- a CDS encoding 50S ribosomal protein L24 (COG0198) — translation MAAKIRRNDEVIVLTGKDKGKKGKVTKVLATGKVIVEGINLVKKHQKPVPAMGIQGGIVEKEAAIDASNVAIVNGEGKADRVGFRFEDGKKVRFFKSTGETIK, via the coding sequence ATGGCAGCTAAAATCCGTCGTAACGACGAAGTTATCGTTCTTACTGGTAAAGACAAAGGTAAGAAAGGTAAAGTAACTAAGGTTCTAGCAACCGGTAAAGTAATCGTTGAAGGTATCAACCTTGTTAAGAAGCACCAGAAGCCAGTACCGGCTATGGGCATCCAAGGTGGCATCGTTGAAAAAGAAGCTGCAATCGACGCTTCTAACGTTGCAATCGTTAACGGTGAAGGTAAAGCGGACCGTGTAGGCTTCCGATTTGAAGACGGCAAAAAAGTTCGTTTCTTCAAGTCGACTGGCGAAACTATCAAGTAA
- a CDS encoding 50S ribosomal protein L5 (COG0094) encodes MAKLHDYYKETIVKELADKFEYKSIMQVPRIEKITLNMGVGDAINDKKLLENAAADMTAIAGQKPLITKARKSVAGFKIREGYPIGCKVTLRGERMWDFFERLISIAVPRIRDFRGLNPKSFDGRGNYSMGVREQIIFPEIDYDKVDRVRGLDITITTTANSDEEARALLSAFNFPFRK; translated from the coding sequence ATGGCGAAACTGCATGATTACTACAAAGAGACTATTGTAAAAGAGCTTGCTGACAAGTTCGAATACAAGAGCATCATGCAAGTCCCAAGGATCGAAAAAATCACACTTAACATGGGTGTGGGTGACGCGATCAACGACAAGAAGCTTCTAGAGAATGCTGCTGCTGACATGACTGCAATCGCAGGTCAGAAGCCGCTAATCACTAAAGCTCGTAAGTCTGTTGCTGGCTTTAAGATCCGTGAGGGCTACCCTATTGGCTGTAAAGTAACTCTACGTGGCGAACGTATGTGGGACTTTTTCGAGCGTCTAATCTCAATTGCTGTACCTCGTATTCGCGATTTCCGTGGTCTAAACCCGAAATCATTCGATGGTCGTGGTAACTACAGCATGGGCGTTCGTGAGCAGATTATCTTCCCAGAAATCGATTACGATAAAGTAGATCGTGTACGTGGTCTTGACATCACTATCACTACTACTGCGAATTCTGACGAAGAAGCTCGTGCTCTGCTGTCTGCTTTTAACTTCCCATTCCGTAAGTAA
- a CDS encoding ribosomal protein S14 (COG0199): MAKESMKAREAKRAKLVAKFAEKRAALKALISDVNASEEDRWNAVLKLQSLPRDSAKSRQRNRCNQTGRPHGYLRKFGLCRIKVREACMKGEIPGLRKASW, encoded by the coding sequence ATGGCTAAAGAATCAATGAAGGCACGCGAAGCTAAACGTGCCAAGCTAGTAGCTAAGTTCGCTGAGAAGCGTGCTGCGCTAAAAGCTCTAATTAGCGACGTGAATGCGTCTGAAGAAGATCGCTGGAATGCAGTGCTTAAGCTTCAGTCACTACCACGTGATTCTGCGAAGTCTCGTCAGCGTAACCGCTGTAACCAGACTGGACGTCCACACGGCTACCTACGTAAGTTTGGTCTATGCCGTATCAAGGTTCGTGAAGCTTGCATGAAAGGCGAGATTCCGGGTCTGCGTAAAGCAAGCTGGTAA
- a CDS encoding 30S ribosomal protein S8 (COG0096), whose protein sequence is MSMQDPISDMLTRIRNGQAAKKVAVKMPSSKLKVAIAALLKEEGYVADYTISGEVKPELEVTLKYFEANPVIEQIQRVSRPGLRIYKKKDALPSVMGGLGIAVVSTSKGLMTDRAARKAGLGGEIICYVA, encoded by the coding sequence ATGAGCATGCAAGATCCGATTTCGGATATGCTGACCCGCATTCGTAACGGTCAGGCAGCGAAAAAAGTTGCTGTTAAAATGCCATCTTCTAAGCTGAAAGTTGCAATCGCTGCACTGCTTAAAGAAGAAGGTTACGTGGCTGACTACACCATCTCTGGTGAAGTTAAGCCTGAGCTAGAAGTTACTCTTAAGTACTTCGAAGCTAACCCAGTTATCGAGCAAATCCAACGTGTATCACGTCCTGGTCTGCGCATCTACAAGAAGAAAGATGCACTTCCATCAGTGATGGGTGGCCTTGGTATTGCTGTTGTTTCCACTTCCAAGGGTCTGATGACCGACCGCGCTGCACGCAAAGCGGGTCTTGGCGGTGAGATTATCTGCTACGTAGCATAA
- a CDS encoding 50S ribosomal protein L6 (COG0097), with protein MSRVAKAPVVIPAGVEVKLNGQEITVKGGKGELTRVIHEAVVLSQEENAITFGPREGFEKAWAQAGTARALVNNMVVGVTEGYTKKLTLKGVGYRAAIKGNAVALTLGFSHPVEHELPAGIKAECPSQTEIVLTGTDKQVVGQVAADIRAYRSPEPYKGKGVRYADEIVRTKEAKKK; from the coding sequence ATGTCTCGTGTTGCAAAAGCACCAGTAGTTATTCCTGCCGGCGTAGAAGTTAAGCTTAACGGTCAGGAAATCACTGTTAAAGGTGGTAAAGGCGAACTAACTCGCGTTATCCACGAAGCAGTTGTTCTTTCCCAGGAAGAGAACGCTATCACTTTCGGTCCTCGCGAAGGTTTCGAGAAAGCTTGGGCACAGGCAGGTACTGCACGTGCACTAGTTAACAACATGGTTGTTGGTGTTACTGAAGGTTACACCAAGAAGCTTACTCTTAAGGGTGTAGGTTACCGTGCTGCTATCAAAGGCAACGCAGTAGCTCTAACTCTTGGCTTCTCTCACCCAGTTGAGCACGAACTTCCAGCAGGTATCAAAGCTGAATGTCCTTCACAAACTGAAATCGTACTAACAGGTACTGATAAGCAGGTTGTTGGTCAGGTAGCTGCTGATATTCGCGCTTACCGTAGCCCTGAGCCTTACAAAGGTAAAGGTGTTCGTTACGCCGATGAAATCGTGCGTACTAAAGAAGCTAAGAAGAAGTAA
- a CDS encoding ribosomal protein L18 (COG0256), which yields MDKKASRIRRATRARRKIAELGATRLVVHRTPRHVYAQVIAPNGSEVIAAASTVEKAIRESVKSTGNKDAAAAVGKAIAERAIEKGISTVAFDRSGFQYHGRVAALAEAAREAGLKF from the coding sequence ATGGATAAGAAAGCATCTCGTATCCGTCGTGCGACCCGTGCACGTCGTAAGATTGCTGAACTGGGTGCAACTCGCCTAGTTGTACACCGTACTCCACGTCACGTGTACGCTCAGGTTATCGCACCAAATGGTTCTGAGGTAATCGCAGCCGCTTCTACAGTAGAAAAAGCGATCCGTGAGTCGGTTAAGAGTACTGGTAACAAAGACGCTGCTGCAGCTGTAGGTAAAGCTATTGCTGAGCGCGCGATTGAAAAAGGCATCTCTACAGTTGCATTCGATCGTTCTGGTTTCCAATACCACGGCCGTGTAGCTGCACTAGCAGAAGCTGCTCGTGAAGCTGGTCTGAAATTCTAA
- a CDS encoding putative ribosomal subunit protein S5 (COG0098), with amino-acid sequence MANEKTQSDLHEKLIAVNRVSKTVKGGRIFSFTALTVVGDGNGRVGFGYGKAREVPAAIQKAMEKARRNMVNVALNEGTLHHAVKGRHTGSKVYMQPASEGTGIIAGGAMRAVLEVAGVRNVLAKAYGSTNPINIVRATIDGLSGMNSPEMIAAKRGLSVKEILE; translated from the coding sequence ATGGCTAACGAAAAAACACAATCAGATTTGCATGAAAAGCTGATCGCTGTTAACCGTGTATCTAAGACGGTTAAAGGTGGTCGTATTTTCAGCTTTACTGCACTAACTGTAGTTGGTGACGGTAACGGTCGCGTTGGTTTCGGTTACGGCAAGGCACGTGAAGTTCCTGCTGCGATCCAGAAAGCGATGGAAAAAGCACGTCGCAACATGGTTAATGTTGCCCTAAACGAAGGTACTCTTCACCACGCTGTTAAAGGCCGCCACACTGGTTCTAAAGTGTACATGCAGCCTGCATCAGAAGGTACTGGTATCATCGCCGGTGGTGCAATGCGTGCAGTGCTAGAAGTTGCGGGTGTTCGCAACGTACTAGCTAAAGCATACGGCTCTACAAACCCAATCAACATCGTTCGCGCGACAATTGACGGTTTGAGTGGCATGAACTCTCCAGAAATGATCGCTGCGAAGCGTGGTCTTTCTGTTAAAGAAATTCTGGAGTAA
- a CDS encoding 50S ribosomal protein L30 (COG1841) codes for MAKTIKVTQTKSSIGRLPKHKATLRGLGLRRINHTVELEDTPCVRGMINKVIYMVKVEE; via the coding sequence ATGGCTAAGACTATTAAAGTTACGCAGACCAAGAGCTCTATCGGCCGTCTGCCTAAGCACAAAGCTACTTTGCGTGGCCTAGGCCTTCGTCGCATCAACCACACTGTAGAACTTGAAGATACTCCGTGCGTACGCGGTATGATCAACAAGGTTATCTACATGGTTAAAGTTGAGGAGTAA
- a CDS encoding 50S ribosomal protein L15 (COG0200), whose product MRLNTLSPAAGSKPSAKRVGRGIGSGLGKTCGRGHKGQKSRSGGSVRPGFEGGQMPLKQRLPKFGFTSRKSLVTAEVRLGELAKVEGDVVSLETLKAANVITKNIEFVKVVLSGEIARAVTVKGLRVTKGAKAAIEAAGGKIEE is encoded by the coding sequence ATGCGTTTGAATACTCTATCACCGGCTGCGGGTTCTAAGCCTTCTGCGAAGCGCGTAGGCCGTGGTATCGGTTCAGGTCTGGGTAAAACTTGTGGCCGTGGTCACAAAGGTCAGAAATCACGTTCAGGTGGTTCTGTACGTCCAGGCTTCGAAGGCGGTCAAATGCCTTTGAAACAGCGTCTACCAAAATTCGGTTTTACTTCTCGTAAGAGCCTTGTAACAGCTGAAGTTCGTCTAGGTGAGCTAGCGAAAGTTGAAGGTGACGTAGTAAGCCTTGAAACTCTTAAGGCTGCGAACGTAATCACTAAGAACATCGAGTTCGTGAAAGTTGTACTTTCTGGTGAAATCGCTCGCGCTGTAACAGTTAAAGGTCTACGCGTGACTAAAGGCGCTAAAGCTGCTATCGAAGCTGCAGGCGGTAAAATCGAGGAATAA
- a CDS encoding preprotein translocase subunit SecY (COG0201) has translation MAKQPGQDFRSAQGGLAELKTRLLFVLGAILIFRAGSFVPIPGIDAAVLADLFEQQKGTIIELFNMFSGGALERASILALGIMPYISASIIVQLLTVVHPALAELKKEGESGRRKISQYTRYGTLVLATFQAIGIATGLPSMIPGLVINPGLGFYFVAVVSLVTGTMFLMWLGEQITERGIGNGISLIIFTGIVAGLPPAIGQTVEQARQGELHVLLLLLIAVISFAVIYFVVFMERGQRRIVVNYAKRQQGRRVFAAQSTHLPLKINMAGVIPAIFASSIILFPGTLAQWFGQNENLGWLSDISLALSPGQPLYVMLYAAAIIFFCFFYTALVFNPRETADNLKKSGAFVPGIRPGEQTAKYIDKVMTRLTLAGALYITFICLIPEFMMIAWNVRFYFGGTSLLIVVVVIMDFMAQVQTHLMSQQYESVLKKANLKGSGR, from the coding sequence ATGGCTAAACAACCAGGACAAGATTTTCGTAGCGCCCAAGGTGGCCTAGCAGAGCTTAAGACACGCCTATTATTCGTTTTAGGTGCTATCTTAATTTTCCGAGCAGGCTCTTTTGTGCCTATTCCTGGTATTGACGCTGCTGTACTTGCCGATCTGTTCGAACAGCAAAAGGGTACCATCATTGAACTGTTCAACATGTTCTCTGGTGGTGCACTTGAGCGTGCTTCCATTCTAGCACTGGGTATCATGCCGTATATCTCGGCATCGATCATTGTCCAGTTGCTGACGGTTGTTCACCCGGCTCTTGCCGAGTTGAAGAAGGAAGGGGAGTCTGGCCGTCGTAAGATTAGCCAGTACACCCGTTACGGCACGCTTGTTTTGGCAACCTTCCAAGCAATTGGTATTGCAACGGGGTTACCAAGTATGATCCCGGGTCTGGTTATTAACCCAGGCCTTGGATTCTACTTTGTTGCGGTTGTTAGTTTGGTTACCGGTACCATGTTCTTGATGTGGTTGGGTGAACAGATTACGGAGCGTGGCATAGGTAACGGTATATCTTTGATTATTTTCACTGGTATCGTTGCAGGTTTGCCGCCAGCTATTGGACAGACAGTGGAGCAAGCGCGTCAAGGTGAATTGCACGTACTTCTTCTACTATTAATTGCAGTGATCTCTTTCGCTGTTATTTACTTTGTAGTGTTCATGGAACGTGGTCAGCGCCGTATCGTCGTTAACTACGCCAAGCGTCAGCAGGGCCGTCGTGTCTTTGCTGCCCAGAGCACTCACTTGCCGTTGAAAATCAACATGGCAGGGGTAATTCCAGCGATTTTTGCATCAAGCATTATTCTGTTCCCGGGTACACTGGCTCAGTGGTTCGGTCAGAATGAGAACCTAGGTTGGCTAAGTGATATTTCACTGGCGCTAAGCCCAGGTCAGCCACTTTACGTGATGCTGTATGCTGCTGCGATTATTTTCTTCTGTTTCTTCTATACCGCGTTGGTGTTTAACCCTCGCGAGACAGCAGACAACTTGAAGAAGTCTGGTGCGTTCGTACCTGGTATTCGCCCGGGTGAGCAGACCGCGAAATATATAGATAAAGTGATGACTCGCCTGACATTGGCTGGCGCGTTGTATATTACCTTTATCTGTCTGATCCCCGAGTTTATGATGATTGCATGGAATGTCCGCTTCTATTTCGGCGGTACTTCACTACTAATCGTAGTTGTGGTCATTATGGACTTCATGGCTCAAGTTCAGACACATCTGATGTCTCAACAATATGAGTCTGTTTTGAAAAAGGCTAATCTTAAGGGCTCAGGCCGTTAA
- a CDS encoding 30S ribosomal protein S13 (COG0099): MARIAGINIPDQKHSVIALTAIYGIGKTRSKAILAEAGIAEDVKISELTEEQIDLLRDGVAKYTVEGDLRREVSMNIKRLMDLGCYRGLRHRRSLPLRGQRTKTNARTRKGPRKPIKK; encoded by the coding sequence GTGGCCCGTATTGCAGGCATTAACATTCCTGATCAAAAACATTCTGTAATCGCTCTTACTGCGATCTACGGCATCGGTAAGACTCGCTCAAAAGCTATCCTAGCTGAAGCGGGTATCGCTGAAGATGTTAAGATCAGTGAACTAACTGAAGAGCAGATCGATCTACTGCGTGATGGTGTAGCTAAGTACACTGTAGAAGGTGATCTACGTCGTGAAGTTTCCATGAACATCAAGCGTCTAATGGACCTTGGCTGTTACCGTGGTCTTCGTCATCGTCGCAGTCTACCACTACGTGGACAGCGTACTAAAACCAACGCACGTACCCGTAAGGGTCCGCGCAAGCCGATCAAAAAATAA
- a CDS encoding 30S ribosomal protein S11 (COG0100) encodes MAKQPTRARKRVRKQVADGVAHIHASFNNTIVTITDRQGNALSWATAGGSGFRGSRKSTPFAAQVAAERAGEMAKEYGVKNLEVMVKGPGPGRESTIRALNAAGFRITNIVDATPIPHNGCRPPKKRRV; translated from the coding sequence ATGGCTAAACAACCAACTCGCGCTCGTAAGCGCGTACGTAAGCAAGTTGCTGATGGCGTTGCGCACATTCATGCTTCTTTCAACAACACAATCGTAACCATTACTGACCGTCAGGGTAACGCTCTATCTTGGGCTACTGCAGGTGGTTCTGGTTTCCGTGGTTCTCGTAAGTCTACTCCGTTCGCTGCACAGGTTGCTGCTGAGCGCGCTGGCGAAATGGCCAAAGAGTATGGCGTTAAGAACCTGGAAGTTATGGTTAAGGGCCCTGGTCCTGGTCGTGAGTCTACTATCCGCGCTCTAAACGCTGCGGGTTTCCGTATCACTAACATTGTTGATGCGACTCCGATCCCTCATAACGGTTGTCGTCCACCTAAGAAACGTCGCGTATAA
- a CDS encoding 30S ribosomal protein S4 (COG0522): protein MARYLGPKLKLSRREGTDLFLKSGVRAIDTKCKIDNAPGVHGARRGRLSDYGVQLREKQKVRRTYGVLEKQFRNYYKEAARLKGNTGENLLQLLEGRLDNVVYRMGFGATRAEARQLVSHKAILVNGQVVNVPSFKVAANDVVSIREKAKNQARIKAALEVATQRELPTWVEVDSSKLEGTFKRLPERSDLSADINEHLIVELYSK from the coding sequence ATGGCAAGATATTTGGGTCCTAAGCTGAAGCTTAGCCGTCGTGAAGGCACAGACTTGTTCCTTAAGTCTGGTGTACGCGCGATTGATACCAAGTGTAAAATTGACAATGCACCTGGTGTGCATGGTGCTCGTCGCGGTCGTCTATCTGACTACGGCGTACAGCTTCGTGAGAAGCAAAAAGTTCGTCGTACTTACGGCGTACTAGAGAAGCAATTCCGTAACTACTACAAAGAAGCTGCTCGCCTTAAAGGCAACACAGGTGAAAACCTGCTTCAGCTTCTTGAAGGTCGTCTAGATAACGTAGTTTACCGCATGGGTTTTGGTGCTACTCGCGCTGAAGCACGTCAGCTGGTAAGCCACAAAGCGATCCTAGTTAACGGTCAAGTCGTAAACGTTCCTTCTTTCAAGGTAGCGGCAAACGACGTTGTTAGCATTCGTGAGAAAGCTAAGAACCAAGCACGCATCAAAGCAGCTCTAGAAGTTGCTACTCAGCGTGAACTACCGACTTGGGTCGAAGTAGACAGCAGCAAACTAGAAGGTACTTTCAAGCGCCTTCCAGAACGTTCTGATTTGTCTGCCGACATCAACGAACACCTGATCGTCGAGCTTTACTCTAAGTAA
- a CDS encoding DNA-directed RNA polymerase subunit alpha (COG0202), with protein MQGSVTEFLKPRLVDIEQVNTTHAKVTLEPLERGFGHTLGNALRRILLSSMPGCAVTEVEIDGVLHEYSTKEGVQEDILEILLNLKGLAVKVEGKDEVILTLNKSGAGPVVAGDITHDGDVEIANPEHVICHLTDDNADISMRIKVERGRGYVPASARIHTEEDERPIGRLLVDATFSPVDRIAYAVEAARVEQRTDLDKLVIDMETNGTLDPEEAIRRAATILAEQLDAFVDLRDVRVPEEKEEKPEFDPILLRPVDDLELTVRSANCLKAEAIHYIGDLVQRTEVELLKTPNLGKKSLTEIKDVLASRGLSLGMRLENWPPASIAED; from the coding sequence ATGCAGGGTTCTGTAACAGAATTTCTTAAGCCACGTCTTGTTGATATTGAACAAGTTAACACGACGCATGCAAAAGTAACTCTTGAGCCGCTAGAGCGTGGTTTCGGCCACACTCTTGGTAACGCTCTACGTCGTATTCTTCTATCTTCAATGCCGGGTTGTGCCGTAACTGAAGTAGAGATCGACGGTGTGTTACACGAGTACAGCACCAAAGAAGGAGTACAGGAAGACATCCTTGAAATCCTTCTAAACCTTAAAGGCCTAGCCGTTAAGGTTGAGGGTAAAGACGAAGTTATCCTTACTCTGAATAAATCTGGTGCAGGCCCTGTTGTTGCAGGTGACATCACCCACGACGGTGATGTTGAGATTGCGAACCCAGAGCACGTAATCTGCCACCTAACTGATGACAATGCTGATATCAGCATGCGCATCAAGGTAGAGCGTGGTCGTGGCTATGTACCAGCGTCAGCTCGTATTCACACTGAAGAAGACGAGCGTCCAATTGGTCGTCTGCTAGTTGATGCAACTTTCAGCCCAGTTGACCGTATCGCATACGCCGTTGAGGCAGCACGCGTAGAACAGCGTACTGACCTTGATAAGCTAGTTATCGATATGGAGACTAACGGTACTCTTGATCCTGAGGAAGCGATCCGTCGCGCAGCTACTATCCTAGCTGAGCAGCTGGATGCATTCGTAGATCTTCGTGATGTACGTGTTCCTGAAGAGAAAGAAGAGAAGCCGGAGTTCGATCCGATCCTACTGCGTCCTGTAGACGATCTTGAACTAACTGTTCGCTCTGCTAACTGTCTAAAAGCAGAAGCGATCCACTACATCGGTGATCTTGTTCAGCGTACTGAGGTTGAGCTTCTTAAGACTCCAAACCTTGGTAAGAAGTCTTTGACAGAAATCAAAGACGTGCTGGCATCACGTGGTCTGTCTCTAGGCATGCGCCTAGAAAACTGGCCGCCAGCATCTATTGCTGAAGATTAA
- a CDS encoding 50S ribosomal protein L17 (COG0203), with translation MRHRKSGRQLNRNSSHRKAMFSNMAGSLVRHELIKTTLPKAKELRRVIEPLITLAKTDSVANRRLAFARTRDNEVVAKLFNELGPRFAQRPGGYTRIMKCGFRAGDKAPMAYIELVDRPEAQEEAAAE, from the coding sequence ATGCGCCATCGTAAGAGTGGTCGTCAACTCAACCGCAACAGCAGCCATCGCAAAGCGATGTTCAGCAACATGGCTGGCTCTCTGGTACGTCACGAACTTATCAAGACTACCCTGCCTAAGGCAAAAGAGCTGCGTCGCGTAATTGAGCCATTGATTACCCTAGCAAAGACTGACAGTGTTGCTAACCGTCGTCTTGCATTCGCACGTACTCGTGACAACGAAGTTGTTGCGAAACTATTTAACGAACTGGGTCCACGTTTTGCTCAGCGTCCAGGCGGTTACACTCGCATCATGAAATGCGGTTTCCGTGCTGGCGATAAAGCCCCTATGGCTTACATCGAGCTAGTAGACCGTCCTGAAGCTCAGGAAGAAGCTGCTGCTGAATAA
- a CDS encoding glycosyltransferase (COG0438), which produces MIYLIVDSSGFGGIESHIQQLAILLQSKQADLEVVYLQHYPSHPQYTELEQHQIPYRFLSESSVTSFFRQLKADDIVHAHGYKASVLSRCGRLLAPYHLVTTFHAGEAVSGKLAFYEWLNRYTSAFSYNLAVSEKIKTDLPFRCELLRNFVHCQNAIDSRSRHSTLQVGFVGRLSHEKAIDRFVSLSTQLPYIRCHVFGDGDQAGMLQGRPVIWHGAVPAMEPYWHRLDVLLITSRAEGMPMAALEAMAHGVVVLSTDVGEMPTLLDQECLVAEAHWQDLAARVKDLDNAGDEAWQRLSERQHQLVKKHYSGEACWQQLARIYRMV; this is translated from the coding sequence ATGATTTATCTGATTGTCGACAGCTCGGGATTTGGCGGAATAGAGAGCCACATCCAGCAGTTAGCTATACTGCTTCAGTCCAAGCAGGCCGATCTTGAAGTTGTTTACCTCCAGCATTACCCTTCTCACCCGCAGTATACGGAGCTAGAGCAGCACCAAATTCCCTACCGTTTCCTTAGCGAGAGCTCTGTGACTTCTTTTTTCCGTCAGCTAAAGGCGGATGACATCGTCCATGCCCACGGCTACAAGGCCTCGGTCCTGTCCCGTTGCGGCCGGTTACTGGCTCCTTACCATTTGGTGACCACTTTCCATGCTGGCGAGGCGGTGTCAGGCAAGCTGGCCTTCTATGAGTGGCTCAACCGCTATACCTCAGCCTTTTCCTACAACCTTGCCGTCAGTGAAAAAATCAAAACAGACTTGCCATTTCGTTGCGAATTGCTGCGCAATTTTGTCCATTGCCAAAACGCTATCGATAGCCGAAGCCGCCATTCGACGCTGCAGGTTGGGTTTGTCGGCAGGTTAAGTCATGAAAAGGCCATCGATCGCTTTGTTTCTCTCAGCACACAACTACCGTATATCAGGTGCCACGTCTTTGGTGATGGCGACCAAGCTGGGATGCTGCAAGGTCGGCCTGTCATCTGGCACGGTGCCGTGCCTGCGATGGAACCCTATTGGCACCGGCTTGATGTCTTGCTTATTACCTCTCGGGCTGAAGGTATGCCTATGGCAGCCCTCGAAGCTATGGCGCACGGTGTCGTGGTGTTATCTACGGATGTGGGTGAAATGCCCACACTGTTGGATCAAGAGTGTTTGGTGGCCGAGGCGCACTGGCAGGATCTCGCTGCAAGGGTGAAAGATCTCGATAATGCCGGTGACGAAGCCTGGCAGCGGTTGTCAGAGCGGCAACACCAGCTAGTCAAAAAACATTACAGCGGTGAAGCGTGCTGGCAACAACTGGCACGGATCTATCGAATGGTATGA